Proteins encoded by one window of Amaranthus tricolor cultivar Red isolate AtriRed21 chromosome 4, ASM2621246v1, whole genome shotgun sequence:
- the LOC130810368 gene encoding uncharacterized protein LOC130810368, with the protein MADEEEVRQEVELVEAVYGDDCIILNTFPPHLHLHLKPLTAEVHSQQFVEATIELRADLQYPSDPPYVDIIGSKGLDENRKNHLKTSLLDKAREMTSFLMLVTLCEKAVEVLTSMNHPEGDCPLCLYPLVPEDKDSEAQPFMKLMSCFHCFHCDCIVRWLKWLQKQNESYGGMSSILSSSVEENDSASDFSRIMGDSTGNCPVCRKVFLAKDIEHVLSLVVSYDADSDVCVKELMEQVLQYDQEISRRQKFETILELQQQHGGLIEPPKDNVLFSRLSLQDLVTEDAEVVNEQQQNTNQVVVRERSEASSSYRTRQTRKHHHRGHTVMTGPSSSAPPVRSTVGQHRYYRTKKHGRNYSRTQATPTPQKE; encoded by the exons ATGGCGGACGAAGAAGAAGTAAGACAGGAAGTAGAATTGGTTGAAGCCGTTTATGGCGATGATTGTATTATCCTCAATACCTTTCCTCCTcaccttcatcttcatcttaaaCCTCTTACGGCCGAAGTTCATTCTCAACAG TTTGTCGAGGCAACCATTGAGTTACGGGCTGATCTACAG TATCCGAGTGATCCaccttatgttgatattatagGTTCTAAAGGGCTTGATGAGAATAGGAAAAATCATCTGAAAACTAGTTTACTCGACAAGGCACGTGAAATGACATCTTTTTTGATGCTTGTGACACTTTGTGAG AAAGCGGTCGAAGTTCTTACTAGCATGAACCACCCAGAAGGTGACTGTCCATTGTGTTTGTATCCTTTGGTACCAGAAGATAAAGACTCTGAAGCCCAGCCGTTCATGAAGTTGATGTCTTGCTTTCATTGCTTCCACTG TGACTGCATTGTAAGATGGTTGAAATGGCTACAGAAACAAAATGAATCTTACGGTGGAATGTCAAGTATTCTTTCATCTAGCGTTGAAGAAAATGATTCGGCCTCAG ATTTTTCAAGAATTATGGGAGATAGTACAGGAAACTGCCCTGTCTGTCGAAAAGTGTTCCTTGCCAAGGATATCGAACATGTGCTGAGCTTGGTTGTTTCGTATGATGCAGATTCG GATGTTTGTGTGAAGGAGCTTATGGAGCAAGTCCTTCAATATGATCAGGAGATCAGTAGAAGGCAGAAATTCGAAACGATCTTAGAGCTGCAACAACAGCATGGTGGCTTGATCGAACCCCCAAAAGACAATGTATTATTCTCGCGCCTCTCTCTCCAGGACTTGGTAACGGAAGATGCTGAGGTCGTGAATGAGCAACAACAGAATACCAATCAAGTAGTAGTCAGAGAAAGATCTGAGGCAAGTTCTTCATATCGAACCCGTCAAACACGGAAGCATCATCACAGGGGTCACACTGTAATGACAGGACCTTCATCTAGTGCGCCCCCAGTTAGGTCGACTGTTGGGCAGCACAGATACTATCGCACGAAAAAACATGGTAGGAATTATTCTAGAACACAAGCCACGCCAACTCCGCAAAAGGAATGA
- the LOC130810309 gene encoding elongation factor 2-like, protein MVKFTAEELRAIMDRKHNIRNMSVIAHVDHGKSTLTDSLVAAAGIIAQEVAGDVRMTDTRADEAERGITIKSTGISLYYEMSDESLKNFKGERKGNEYLINLIDSPGHVDFSSEVTAALRITDGALVVVDCIEGVCVQTETVLRQALGERIRPVLTVNKMDRCFLELQVEGEEAYTTFQKVIENANVIMATYEDPLLGDVQVYPEKGTVAFSAGLHGWAFTLTNFAKMYASKFGVDEAKMMERLWGENYFDPATKKWTTKNTGSATCKRGFVQFCYEPIKQIIATCMNDQKDKLWPMLTKLGVQLKTEEKELMGKALMKRVMQTWLPASTALLEMMIYHLPSPATAQRYRVENLYEGPMDDPYATAIRNCDPEGPLMLYVSKMIPASDKGRFFAFGRVFSGKVSTGLKVRIMGPNYVPGEKKDLYVKNVQRTVIWMGKKQETVEDVPCGNTVAMVGLDQFITKNATLTNEKETDAHPIRAMKFSVSPVVRVAVQCKVASDLPKLVEGLKRLAKSDPMVVCTIEESGEHIIAGAGELHLEICLKDLQEDFMGGAEIIKSDPVVSFRETVLERSCRTVMSKSPNKHNRLYMEARPMEDGLAEAIDDGRIGPRDDPKNRSKILAEEFGWDKDLAKKIWCFGPETTGPNMVVDMCKGVQYLNEIKDSVVAGFQWASKEGALAEENMRGICFEVCDVVLHADAIHRGGGQIIPTARRVFYASQLTAKPRLLEPVYLVEIQAPEQALGGIYSVLNQKRGHVFEEMQRPGTPLYNIKAYLPVVESFGFSGTLRAATSGQAFPQCVFDHWEMMASDPLEAGSQASTLVANIRKRKGLKEQMTPLSEFEDKL, encoded by the exons ATG GTGAAGTTTACAGCAGAAGAGCTCCGTGCAATCATGGACCGCAAACATAACATTCGTAACATGTCTGTCATTGCTCATGTGGATCATG GAAAATCCACATTGACTGATTCTTTGGTGGCTGCTGCTGGTATTATTGCCCAAGAAGTGGCGGGTGATGTACGAATGACTGATACCCGTGCTGATGAAGCTGAACGTGGTATCACCATTAAGTCCACTGGGATTTCTCTGTACTATGAGATGTCTGATGAATCTTTGAAGAATTTTAAGGGAGAGCGTAAGGGCAACGAATATCTCATCAACCTTATCGATTCCCCTGGACACGTCGACTTTTCATCAGAGGTCACAGCTGCCCTTCGTATTACTGATGGTGCCCTTGTCGTGGTTGATTGTATCGAGGGTGTCTGTGTCCAGACAGAGACTGTCCTTCGTCAGGCTCTTGGTGAGAGAATCAGGCCTGTCCTTACTGTGAACAAGATGGACCGATGCTTCCTTGAGCTTCAGGTTGAGGGAGAGGAGGCTTACACAACATTCCAGAAGGTTATTGAGAATGCAAATGTCATCATGGCTACCTATGAGGATCCACTTCTAGGTGATGTCCAAGTTTACCCTGAGAAAGGAACTGTTGCTTTCTCAGCTGGTCTCCACGGGTGGGCATTTACTCTCACTAACTTTGCTAAGATGTATGCCTCCAAGTTTGGTGTTGATGAGGCCAAGATGATGGAGCGTCTTTGGGGTGAGAACTACTTTGACCCAGCTACCAAGAAGTGGACCACCAAGAACACTGGTTCTGCTACATGTAAGCGTGGGTTTGTTCAGTTTTGTTATGAGCCGATCAAGCAGATCATTGCTACTTGCATGAATGATCAAAAAGATAAGTTGTGGCCTATGTTGACCAAGCTTGGAGTCCAGTTGAAGACTGAAGAGAAAGAATTGATGGGAAAGGCATTGATGAAGCGTGTCATGCAGACCTGGCTTCCAGCTAGCACTGCTTTGCTTGAAATGATGATTTATCATTTGCCATCCCCAGCAACAGCTCAGAGATATCGTGTGGAGAACTTGTATGAAGGGCCTATGGATGATCCCTATGCTACAGCCATTAGGAACTGTGATCCTGAAGGTCCTCTGATGCTTTACGTGTCAAAAATGATTCCTGCTTCTGATAAGGGTAGGTTCTTTGCATTCGGTCGTGTATTTTCTGGTAAGGTTTCCACTGGTTTGAAGGTCAGGATTATGGGACCCAATTATGTTCCTGGTGAGAAGAAGGATCTTTACGTCAAGAATGTCCAGAGAACTGTCATTTGGATGGGGAAGAAGCAAGAAACTGTTGAGGATGTTCCTTGTGGTAACACTGTTGCCATGGTCGGTTTGGATCAGTTTATCACAAAAAATGCCACCCTCACAAATGAGAAGGAAACTGATGCACACCCAATTCGTGCCATGAAGTTTTCTGTCTCTCCCGTTGTCCGTGTTGCCGTACAATGTAAGGTTGCATCTGATCTTCCCAAGCTTGTTGAAGGTCTCAAACGTCTGGCCAAGTCAGATCCTATGGTTGTCTGTACCATCGAGGAATCTGGCGAGCACATTATTGCTGGAGCTGGTGAGCTTCATCTTGAGATCTGTTTGAAGGATCTTCAAGAAGACTTCATGGGAGGTGCTGAAATCATTAAGTCTGATCCTGTTGTGTCCTTCCGTGAAACTGTCCTTGAGAGGTCTTGTCGCACTGTGATGAGCAAGTCTCCCAACAAGCACAACCGTCTTTACATGGAAGCTCGCCCTATGGAAGACGGGCTTGCTGAGGCTATTGATGATGGCCGAATTGGCCCTAGGGATGACCCAAAGAACCGCTCCAAGATCCTTGCTGAGGAATTTGGTTGGGATAAGGATCTTGCAAAGAAAATCTGGTGTTTTGGTCCAGAAACCACCGGGCCTAACATGGTGGTTGATATGTGTAAGGGAGTTCAGTACCTTAATGAAATTAAGGACTCAGTTGTTGCTGGTTTCCAATGGGCCTCAAAGGAAGGTGCTTTGGCGGAAGAGAATATGAGAGGCATCTGCTTTGAAGTTTGTGATGTGGTTCTCCATGCCGATGCCATCCATCGTGGAGGTGGTCAGATTATCCCAACTGCTAGGAGAGTCTTTTATGCTTCTCAGCTTACTGCTAAGCCCAGATTGTTGGAACCAGTGTACCTTGTCGAGATCCAAGCCCCCGAACAAGCTCTTGGTGGTATCTACAGTGTTCTGAACCAGAAGCGTGGACATGTGTTTGAAGAGATGCAGAGGCCAGGGACCCCACTCTACAACATCAAAGCATACCTCCCTGTCGTTGAATCTTTTGGGTTTTCAGGTACATTGAGAGCTGCTACATCCGGTCAGGCCTTCCCACAATGTGTGTTTGATCACTGGGAGATGATGGCGTCCGATCCCCTTGAGGCTGGTTCACAAGCTTCTACCCTTGTGGCTAATATCCGTAAGAGGAAGGGGTTGAAAGAGCAAATGACCCCGCTTTCCGAGTTTGAAGACAAACTATAA